A part of Hippea maritima DSM 10411 genomic DNA contains:
- a CDS encoding response regulator transcription factor, translated as MVEILMIEDDPEIAELLAEYLAKFNMKLVNFESPTEGLKALEGHKYDLLILDLSLPEMDGIDVCREITQRNIDIPIIVSSARNDDSDKVLALELAADDYLAKPYNPRELVARIKALLRRAKPQGQSDKSDNSFVVKKDEFAIYFKGEKLDLTTAEYEILALLIDNKNRVLSREFILKNTTTMDYESIDRSVDVIISRIRKKIGDDPREPKYIKSIRGIGYKFVE; from the coding sequence ATGGTAGAGATATTAATGATAGAAGATGACCCCGAAATAGCAGAGCTTTTGGCAGAATATTTAGCTAAGTTTAATATGAAGCTTGTTAACTTTGAATCGCCTACAGAAGGGCTTAAAGCTTTAGAGGGGCATAAATACGACTTGCTTATACTTGATTTAAGCTTACCTGAGATGGATGGAATAGATGTATGCAGGGAAATTACACAGAGAAATATAGATATACCAATAATTGTTTCATCGGCAAGAAATGATGATTCAGATAAAGTTTTAGCTTTGGAGCTTGCTGCTGATGATTATTTAGCAAAACCATACAATCCCAGAGAGCTTGTTGCACGCATAAAAGCCCTACTAAGAAGGGCAAAGCCTCAGGGTCAGTCGGATAAATCTGATAATTCATTTGTGGTTAAAAAGGATGAGTTTGCCATCTATTTCAAAGGAGAAAAGCTTGACCTTACAACGGCCGAGTATGAGATATTGGCTTTGCTAATAGATAATAAAAATAGGGTTTTATCCAGAGAATTTATTTTAAAAAACACAACAACTATGGACTATGAAAGCATAGATAGAAGTGTTGATGTTATAATAAGTCGTATCAGGAAAAAGATTGGTGATGACCCAAGGGAGCCTAAGTATATAAAATCTATCAGGGGTATAGGGTATAAATTTGTTGAATAA